In Pleurodeles waltl isolate 20211129_DDA chromosome 5, aPleWal1.hap1.20221129, whole genome shotgun sequence, the DNA window GGAATTTCTCCTGCAGGGTGACCCGACAAGACAGCCTGGTCAGCCTGGTTCAAAGTCAAATTTATCAGTCTTTAACGAACTGATTCATGTATTCTTTTTACaaaggttcccaacctgtggtccagggaacccAGAGGGTTCAGTAATGACTCagaagggggtccctgggttccagtaatgataaagtgagggtccacagctgTCAAAAAGCAGGGAAACGCTGTCTTAGATCATTTTTGGGATAATAAGATCAGTAACGTTTTAACACTCAATAATAAATATTACTGAAGTTCAGTGAGGCACACTCCTACTTTTTGATCTTTCAGTGTTTAGAATAGTCAGTGTTTAGAATAGTCAATGTAAATGTGTTAGATAGGTACCACCTGTAGGTGTAGGGCGAGGTACATCTGTGAGTAATTGATCAGGGTGGCTAAAAAAAGACACCTTCTATGCTCATGCATATCTCTTGACCTATGGATACTTTTAAATCAAGTTTCCTATTTGGAAAATAAATACTCCAATACCTTATTGCCTCTGCTCGATATTGTGTTTGTGTACACATGTGCAAAGTTTACAAACATATATAAAGTGTTCTGTTTACCACCTTCTTATTTAAATATATAGAATAAGGGCATATTGGACTGTTACTGCAAAGGGAACAAATACCTAACCACGCATGTcaattatttaaacttttttaaaaaagtaGTCAACATGACATTTCTCACAGGCGTGACTCTACTGGGCTAATTTATTGAATTTGAAAGCTTGAACATTACTGCTTGGGCTCCTACAATCGTGCATATTACGGGTTGATTAGAAATGACGTTGTTAAAATCTGGTGTAGTGAGGGATATGTCGTGTTGCTCAAAGATGGGCATTGAGGAGAGGAAATGGAGTACAGGAGAACAAACCTGCCCGTCATTTGTCTTTCCTCTGAGGCTAGAGTGGGAACAAGTGGATACAGGGATCGGGGACGTCCCAGTTTTAAGTCACATCAAGGGACAAATTGTAAAATTAGCTGTGGAGTCCCTTCTTCTACTTGCAGCAAAATATATAAAGGCTGTGCAACTGGGTTTCAAATTCAGAAATGTAAAATGCGTTCTTCCCCTTCAAAAACTTAATGAATTGTATAGCTCAACTACAAGTCTTCCCCTTGGGCTTGAAGACTGTAATAACTTCTGGATACAAGAAGTCTTGACAAAGAAACGCATACCAAAAAGCAGTGGCGGATCAAAATTTGAGCATGGAGGCTGGCGGGAACAAACATTCTCACACATCTACATGTAAACACACTCATACCCATCCATTCgcttacatgcacatatacacccaccattcacaagcacatataCATGTAAACACCCATCCACAGCATGCATGCATAACTACACCTCTATTGATACATACAACAGAtgtaccaaacaaaaaaaaaacatagggggtcattacgaccttggcgggcggccgccaatgcagcggcactcgcgccacagccattatgagatccccgctgggccggcgggcggaaaccagcagggatctcggccgcaacacaggagccggcgtgttgcggctgtgcgacgggtgcagttgctgatGGACAGTCATTCCTGGGCACTTCAAGGCTTAAAACTAAAGGCACAGGTCTGAGTCTATCTGTGATGCACCCCGCTCATCATGAAGGGGTGGACCGCCAAGCGCTTTGCCAGGCTGGGAAGGTCACAACCACAGGACTGTGAAATCTTCAGCTTGGCAAAGTTCAGCTAATGCATCCAGGCCCCTGTGCGTTTACTTTATGCATAATGCCTGGCTGCCTCACCTGAACatgaagggtgtctgtcaggctgacatgTGCTCAGcaggacagacactcttcatgttagcAAAAAAGTGGGAGGCGGGGCTCCTTCGCCTTTAAGAAAGGGCTGCTATTCCCAAAAAAGTTAGAACTACATAAAACGCATAGAACAATGACGTCACAGAAATCTGAACaacttattaaataaataaaaacccaTATTGATAACCTGGATATTTATATAAGGCCCTTTAACTTAAGTGCTTTCAGAATAAACATACTGGACTGACTTCAAGTCCCTACAAATAAACTTACAATGCTAAAGTCAGTCCGGCAAAATTGCTATGATAACGCATGGCTCAAACTGTTGCATTTTCATTTCTGTAGCAGCTATAACGGACTGAGTAGAAATGTACGATTCAAACATTTGTGATCGTGCATTTGCACTGGATGAAAAGTACAGATCTTAAGAACAGGGTTTGGATACACAATATGTGGAAAACTATAATATAACAAAAAACTATAAATCCACACAAATGAACATTATTTCAAATATAAGACTTAAGTTATGTaattctatagaatttcctattTTAAAATTGTTCAGCAAATGGTCAAACCTTTTGTACACTGGttgatcagaaaaaaacaaagtcactTAAAGGCATGATGAAAATGAGGCAGGGCTGGTGAAGAAGAGGAGAAAGAGTGAGGATAGCACTGAAGCTGGTGGAGACGTGCTCCATCCAAGGGTATTTGCAGGTCCAGTGGTTGTGGCCCAGGGAAGGTCCCTGCATGGAGAGCTTGCTCATTTTCAATAGGCAAGGGCAAGGCCACACAGACATTCTGATTACCTCCGGTGGGGAGCTGCCACAATCCCAGAATATGAGCGATCTCCTGGGAAGACATGGCAACAGTTTCCGAAACAGGGCCTTCATCTTTCTGCATCGTGTACTCACCAGAATCATCGGTGgatgtggaggaagcttgcatacTAACCTCCAAGTTGGTTTTGTGAGGCGAGCATGTCAGTGGCAAAGGCAGTTCTTCAATCATATTCACATTATAAGCCTTGGAATCCAGAATGACTGGCTGCTCCTTGGTAGGCTTTGAGGTAAGTGAGGTAGCAATTGATTCATACTGATTGAGCAGGAGTTTCTGACTATTGATGGGAAGTGTAGATGATGTGGAATGATTTGACAAATGCTTATCTAAAGGATGTATCCTTGATGTAAAAGCTGCAGACTGCAAGGAATGTGTGGATTCCACGCTAAGCTTTCCATTAaaatgtgcaccactgtactctactgtactGTACTCCATTATGTCACTTTGTACAGGATTAAGATCATGGAAGGAATGCAGCATAGTATCATCTTCCTTGAGTCGAAACGTAGATATGGGATCCATGAATACTTGAAAATCTCTATTCTCTAACCTTCCCTTTAGTAATTCCTGAGAATGGGTTTTCTTGGTGTGTCGAGTCAAGTGATCTTTGCGCCCAAACCTCTGGtcacaaaattggcaaaaaaaatccTTGCAGCCTGTATGGACCACCATGTGACGGCGCACATCCTTGCGTGTGTAAAAATGGCGGTCACAGTGGTCACATTTATGTTTCTTTTCTTTAATGCCTCCAGATGGTTTTcctgcatgggttttgaggtgTTCTAGTAGGATCACCGTATTTTCGAAATCCTTAGTGCAAACACGGCAAGTCAGGTCTCCACTGGTGGCTGCATGAAGGGCCAAGTGCCTTTTGTAGCCCaacttggtgttgtatttcttgCCACACTCTTCACAACTTAAGGACATCTTGTTGGGATCATGAGTCTGCAGATGATTTTTTAGGTGGTCTTTTCTGTGGAAGGTTTTATCACAATAAGAACATGAATGGGACTGCTGTGGGGAGTGGGTATCCATGTGCCTGTAACAAAACAAACAAGAAGTTAAAGTGATTCTGACATCAaggaagaaaaggtttttttccTACAAGACTTCCCTATCAGACCAAGCACGGCTAACTGATTTAAGAGTTATGGGCGCCACAAGCTGAGATCATCTTAACAACCATGATAGGTTTTATTTGGAAGTTTCTGCAGTTCTGTCCGTATGTACAAATATTTCTTTAAATCATACGCTAATCGTTAAAAACTGGGCATAAGGATTACAAATGTGCACTTCTGAGAAAAGACAACGGAAGGACAGTAAAGCATGTCAGGGCATATATatatgcccctagcgccaccttgcgccacattagcgtaattgttttttacattaatatggcccaacaaggctgaaatccccgCGCCTTatttacatgcattgtgccaccctgtaaccctttgcactacattatgcctgcgccaggcataatgtatgcaaagggtgcggtccacattaggggagccggaaaaatggcataaagaaatctcatagatttccttactccatttttacagcacttttaacgcctactcaagagcaggcgttaaaaggagccttccattctttagaatggggccccatGTACTgggcgctgctcctgcagagtacatcaatagcgtcatgaaaaattacgctattgccccttaccctgcgccatggttcgccgtattttaaatacggcgcacacatggtggcggtaggggggtgctaaggggtgcagggaaagtgccgctgcactgagtgcagcgccactttccataagtcTGCCCCTTAGTAGCCTGATTTGGAGTTCgagggatgggttactctgtcacaaacgtgatggatatcccatctaccaTTTTACAAGTGTCATTGGAAATAATGga includes these proteins:
- the LOC138295999 gene encoding zinc finger protein PLAGL1-like isoform X1, which gives rise to MEISTVVIKEETDVCVLPPPFTTTPTDEWECPSRSILFSSTASLESHQCVNEGKISFMSPKLLGPMKAKVKNKVKLKEAELVTLVAHHQGGVSSSSSIKLSPSSSASEPTPSPKVAERGSAKSSMPRKRFSTHLEAYPCNFCGKIFSSFEKLTVHSYFHTGERPCRCPQQGCAKAFICKYKLMRHMDTHSPQQSHSCSYCDKTFHRKDHLKNHLQTHDPNKMSLSCEECGKKYNTKLGYKRHLALHAATSGDLTCRVCTKDFENTVILLEHLKTHAGKPSGGIKEKKHKCDHCDRHFYTRKDVRRHMVVHTGCKDFFCQFCDQRFGRKDHLTRHTKKTHSQELLKGRLENRDFQVFMDPISTFRLKEDDTMLHSFHDLNPVQSDIMEYSTVEYSGAHFNGKLSVESTHSLQSAAFTSRIHPLDKHLSNHSTSSTLPINSQKLLLNQYESIATSLTSKPTKEQPVILDSKAYNVNMIEELPLPLTCSPHKTNLEVSMQASSTSTDDSGEYTMQKDEGPVSETVAMSSQEIAHILGLWQLPTGGNQNVCVALPLPIENEQALHAGTFPGPQPLDLQIPLDGARLHQLQCYPHSFSSSSPALPHFHHAFK